In the Pseudomonas sp. DTU_2021_1001937_2_SI_NGA_ILE_001 genome, one interval contains:
- the metG gene encoding methionine--tRNA ligase: protein MSEPRQILVTSALPYANGSIHLGHMLEYIQTDMWVRFQKHRGNQCIYVCADDAHGSAIMLRAEKEGITPEQLIDNVKAEHSADFADFLVDFDNFHSTHSEENRELSSLIYTRLRDAGHIATRSVTQYFDPDKKMFLADRFIKGTCPKCAAEDQYGDNCEKCGATYAPTELKNPKSAISGATPVLKDSKHFFFDLPAFEAMLKQWTRSGTLQDAVANKIAEWLDSGLQQWDISRDAPYFGFEIPDEPGKYFYVWLDAPIGYIASFKNLCARRPELDFDAWWQKDSSTELYHFIGKDIVNFHALFWPAMLEGAGLRKPTAVNVHGYLTVNGQKMSKSRGTFIKARTYLEHLSPEYLRYYYAAKLGRGVDDLDLNLEDFVQKVNSDLIGKVVNIASRCAGFIHKGNDGVMVDSNIAPELTDAFQAAAPSIAEAYEARDFARAMRETMALADRANAFIADKAPWALAKQEGKQDEVQAICALGINLFRQLVIFLKPVLPKLAADAEQFLNVAPLTWNDHKTLLANHKLNPFNALMTRIDPAKVEAMVTASKEDLAAANAPAAPQGNGELAKDPLSPEIEFDAFAAVDLRVALIVKAEHVEGADKLLRLTLDIGDQQRNVFSGIKSAYPDPSKLEGRLTMMIANLKPRKMRFGVSEGMVMAAGPGGEEIYLLSPDSGAKPGQRIK from the coding sequence ATGTCCGAGCCACGCCAGATTCTCGTTACCAGCGCCCTGCCCTATGCCAATGGTTCCATTCACCTTGGTCACATGCTCGAGTACATCCAGACCGACATGTGGGTGCGGTTCCAGAAGCACCGCGGCAACCAGTGCATCTACGTGTGCGCGGACGACGCCCATGGCTCGGCCATCATGCTGCGCGCAGAGAAGGAAGGCATCACCCCCGAGCAGTTGATCGACAACGTCAAAGCCGAACACAGTGCCGACTTCGCCGACTTCCTGGTGGACTTCGACAACTTCCACTCGACCCACAGCGAAGAGAACCGCGAGCTGTCGAGCCTGATCTACACCCGCCTGCGCGACGCCGGGCACATCGCCACGCGTTCGGTCACCCAGTACTTCGACCCAGACAAGAAGATGTTCCTGGCCGACCGCTTCATCAAGGGCACCTGTCCGAAATGCGCGGCAGAAGACCAGTACGGCGACAACTGCGAAAAATGCGGGGCCACCTACGCGCCGACCGAACTGAAGAACCCCAAGTCGGCGATCTCCGGCGCCACGCCGGTGCTCAAGGACTCCAAGCACTTCTTCTTCGACCTGCCGGCCTTCGAGGCCATGCTCAAGCAGTGGACCCGCAGTGGCACCCTGCAGGACGCCGTGGCGAACAAGATCGCCGAATGGCTGGACAGCGGCCTGCAACAGTGGGACATCTCCCGCGATGCGCCGTACTTCGGTTTCGAGATCCCCGACGAGCCGGGCAAGTACTTCTATGTGTGGCTGGACGCGCCTATCGGCTATATCGCCAGCTTCAAGAACCTCTGCGCACGCCGCCCGGAACTGGACTTCGATGCCTGGTGGCAGAAAGACTCCAGCACCGAGCTGTACCACTTCATCGGCAAGGACATCGTCAATTTCCACGCCCTGTTCTGGCCTGCCATGCTCGAAGGTGCCGGTCTGCGCAAGCCGACCGCCGTCAACGTGCACGGTTACCTGACCGTGAACGGCCAGAAGATGTCCAAGTCTCGCGGCACCTTCATCAAGGCGCGCACCTACCTGGAGCACCTGTCGCCGGAATACCTGCGTTACTACTACGCCGCCAAGCTGGGCCGCGGCGTGGACGACCTGGACCTGAACCTCGAAGACTTCGTGCAGAAGGTCAACTCCGACCTGATCGGCAAGGTGGTGAACATCGCCAGCCGCTGCGCCGGCTTCATCCACAAGGGCAACGACGGGGTGATGGTCGACAGCAACATCGCGCCGGAACTCACCGACGCCTTTCAGGCCGCCGCGCCGTCGATTGCCGAAGCCTACGAAGCTCGCGACTTCGCCCGCGCCATGCGTGAAACCATGGCCCTGGCCGACCGTGCCAACGCTTTCATCGCCGACAAGGCACCTTGGGCGCTGGCCAAGCAGGAAGGCAAGCAGGATGAAGTCCAGGCCATCTGCGCACTGGGCATCAACCTGTTCCGCCAGCTGGTGATCTTCCTCAAGCCGGTGCTGCCGAAGCTGGCGGCCGACGCCGAACAGTTCCTCAACGTGGCACCGCTGACCTGGAACGATCACAAGACCCTGCTGGCCAACCACAAGCTGAACCCTTTCAACGCGCTGATGACCCGCATCGACCCTGCCAAGGTGGAAGCCATGGTGACTGCTTCGAAGGAAGACCTGGCGGCAGCCAATGCGCCGGCAGCGCCGCAGGGCAACGGCGAATTGGCCAAGGACCCGCTGTCGCCGGAGATCGAATTCGATGCCTTTGCCGCCGTCGACCTGCGCGTGGCGCTGATCGTCAAGGCCGAGCACGTGGAAGGTGCCGACAAACTGCTGCGCCTGACCCTGGACATCGGCGACCAGCAGCGCAACGTGTTTTCCGGCATCAAGAGCGCCTATCCTGACCCGAGCAAGCTCGAAGGTCGACTGACCATGATGATCGCCAACCTCAAGCCGCGCAAAATGCGCTTTGGCGTATCGGAAGGCATGGTGATGGCCGCCGGCCCTGGCGGCGAGGAAATCTACCTGCTGAGCCCGGACAGCGGCGCCAAGCCGGGCCAACGCATCAAGTAA
- the dcd gene encoding dCTP deaminase — MSIKSDKWIRRMAQEHGMIEPFVERQMRGEGQDRLISFGVSSYGYDVRCADEFKVFTNINSATVDPKNFDEKSFVDIKSDVCIIPPNSFALARTVEYFRIPRNVLTICLGKSTYARCGIIVNVTPLEPEWEGHVTLEFSNTTTLPAKIYANEGVAQMLFLESDEECEVSYKDRGGKYQGQRGVTLPRT, encoded by the coding sequence ATGAGCATCAAATCGGACAAGTGGATTCGCCGCATGGCGCAAGAGCACGGCATGATCGAGCCTTTCGTCGAGCGCCAGATGCGCGGTGAAGGCCAGGACCGGCTGATCTCCTTCGGCGTATCGAGCTATGGCTACGACGTGCGCTGCGCAGACGAATTCAAGGTGTTCACCAACATCAACTCGGCGACCGTCGATCCGAAGAATTTCGACGAGAAGAGCTTCGTCGACATCAAGAGCGACGTGTGCATCATCCCGCCGAACTCCTTCGCCCTGGCACGCACCGTGGAGTACTTCCGTATCCCGCGCAACGTGCTGACCATCTGCCTGGGCAAGAGCACCTACGCGCGCTGCGGCATCATCGTCAACGTGACGCCGCTGGAGCCTGAATGGGAAGGCCACGTGACCCTGGAGTTCTCCAACACCACCACGCTGCCGGCGAAGATCTATGCCAACGAGGGCGTGGCGCAGATGCTGTTCCTGGAATCCGACGAAGAGTGCGAAGTGTCGTACAAGGACCGTGGCGGCAAGTACCAGGGCCAGCGCGGCGTGACCTTGCCACGTACCTGA
- a CDS encoding argininosuccinate synthase, with protein MADVNKVVLAYSGGLDTSVILKWLQDTYNCEVVTFTADLGQGEEVEPARAKAQAMGVKEIYIDDLREEFVRDFVYPMFRANTVYEGEYLLGTSIARPLIAKRLIEIANETGADAISHGATGKGNDQVRFELGAYALKPGVKVIAPWREWDLLSREKLMDYAEKHAIPIERHGKKKSPYSMDANLLHISYEGGVLEDTWTEHEEDMWRWTKSPEAAPNTPTYIELTYRAGDIVAIDGKDMTPAQVLTELNRIGGENGIGRLDIVENRYVGMKSRGCYETPGGTIMLKAHRAIESITLDREVAHLKDELMPKYASLIYTGYWWSPERLMLQQMIDASQAHVNGVVRLKLYKGNVIVVGRKSDDSLFDANIATFEEDGGAYDQADAAGFIKLNALRMRIAANKNRKFF; from the coding sequence ATGGCGGACGTAAACAAGGTCGTACTGGCGTATTCCGGTGGTCTGGATACCTCGGTGATCCTGAAGTGGCTGCAAGATACCTACAACTGCGAAGTGGTGACCTTCACCGCTGACCTGGGACAGGGCGAAGAGGTCGAACCGGCTCGCGCCAAGGCCCAGGCCATGGGTGTCAAAGAGATCTACATCGACGATCTGCGCGAAGAGTTCGTGCGCGACTTCGTCTACCCGATGTTCCGTGCCAATACCGTCTACGAAGGTGAGTACCTGCTGGGTACTTCGATCGCCCGTCCGCTGATCGCCAAGCGCCTGATCGAAATCGCCAACGAGACCGGTGCTGACGCCATTTCCCATGGCGCGACCGGCAAAGGTAACGACCAGGTGCGTTTCGAACTGGGTGCCTACGCACTCAAGCCTGGCGTCAAGGTCATTGCACCATGGCGTGAATGGGACCTGCTGTCGCGCGAGAAGCTGATGGACTACGCCGAGAAGCACGCGATCCCGATCGAGCGCCATGGCAAGAAGAAGTCGCCTTACTCCATGGATGCCAACCTGCTGCACATCTCTTATGAGGGCGGCGTGCTGGAAGACACCTGGACCGAGCACGAAGAAGACATGTGGCGCTGGACCAAGTCGCCAGAAGCCGCGCCGAACACGCCGACCTACATCGAACTGACCTACCGCGCCGGTGACATCGTGGCCATCGACGGCAAGGACATGACGCCTGCCCAGGTGCTGACCGAACTCAACCGCATCGGTGGCGAAAACGGCATCGGCCGTCTGGATATCGTCGAGAACCGTTACGTGGGCATGAAGTCCCGTGGCTGCTACGAGACCCCTGGCGGCACCATAATGCTCAAGGCTCACCGTGCCATCGAGTCCATCACCCTGGACCGCGAAGTCGCTCACCTGAAAGACGAGCTGATGCCCAAGTACGCCAGCCTGATCTACACCGGCTACTGGTGGAGCCCAGAGCGTCTGATGCTGCAACAGATGATCGACGCTTCCCAGGCCCACGTGAACGGCGTGGTACGCCTGAAACTGTACAAGGGCAACGTGATCGTGGTGGGGCGCAAGTCCGACGACTCGCTGTTCGATGCCAACATCGCGACCTTCGAGGAAGATGGCGGCGCCTACGACCAGGCCGATGCGGCTGGCTTCATCAAGCTCAACGCCCTGCGCATGCGTATCGCGGCGAACAAGAACCGCAAGTTCTTCTGA
- a CDS encoding PA3496 family putative envelope integrity protein: protein MSTGKEQLDVDVEDEFASEADDAEAPAAEPAKTNLSKRRTIDNLLEERRLQKELADYDFDI from the coding sequence ATGAGCACTGGCAAAGAGCAACTGGATGTAGACGTAGAAGATGAGTTCGCGAGCGAAGCGGACGATGCCGAAGCTCCAGCAGCGGAACCGGCAAAGACCAATCTGAGCAAGCGCCGCACCATCGACAATCTCCTTGAAGAGCGACGCCTGCAAAAAGAATTAGCCGACTACGACTTCGACATCTAG
- the apbC gene encoding iron-sulfur cluster carrier protein ApbC, with product MSAVSRAAVETILRQYTDPYLNQDPVSAGCVRTIDIQGGQVEVQLQLGYAAALFSNGWAQLLRTGIEGLEGVTAAKVVVITQVEPHKAQAQVPGLANVKNIIAVASGKGGVGKSTTAANLALALAREGARVGILDADIYGPSQGIMFGIPEGTRPQVKDQKWFVPIQAHGVEVMSMAFLTDDNTPVVWRGPMVSGALLQLVTQTAWNDLDYLVIDMPPGTGDIQLTLAQKVPVAGAVIVTTPQDLALLDARKGVEMFRKVNIPVLGVVENMAVHICSNCGHAEHLFGEGGGARLASHYDVELLASLPLSMLIREQADGGKPTAIAEPESQIAMIYQELARQVGARIVLQEAASPAMPSISVSDD from the coding sequence ATGAGCGCAGTGAGCCGCGCAGCGGTGGAGACGATTCTTCGCCAGTACACCGACCCTTACCTCAACCAGGACCCGGTCAGCGCCGGTTGCGTGCGCACCATCGACATCCAGGGCGGCCAGGTCGAGGTCCAGTTGCAGCTGGGCTATGCCGCCGCACTGTTCAGCAATGGCTGGGCGCAGCTGCTGCGCACCGGCATCGAAGGACTGGAAGGCGTGACGGCGGCGAAGGTCGTGGTCATCACCCAGGTCGAGCCGCACAAGGCCCAGGCGCAGGTGCCGGGCCTGGCTAACGTGAAGAACATCATCGCCGTGGCCTCCGGCAAGGGTGGCGTCGGCAAGTCGACCACCGCCGCCAACCTGGCCCTGGCCCTGGCCCGTGAGGGCGCACGGGTCGGTATTCTCGATGCGGATATCTATGGCCCCAGCCAGGGCATCATGTTCGGTATCCCGGAAGGCACGCGGCCGCAGGTCAAGGACCAGAAGTGGTTCGTGCCGATTCAGGCGCATGGCGTCGAGGTCATGTCCATGGCCTTCCTCACCGACGACAACACCCCGGTGGTGTGGCGCGGCCCCATGGTTTCCGGTGCTTTGCTGCAACTGGTGACCCAGACTGCCTGGAACGACCTGGATTACCTGGTCATCGACATGCCGCCGGGTACCGGCGACATTCAGTTGACCCTGGCGCAGAAGGTCCCGGTGGCGGGCGCTGTGATCGTTACCACGCCTCAGGACCTGGCATTGCTGGACGCCAGGAAGGGCGTGGAGATGTTCCGCAAGGTGAACATTCCGGTGCTGGGCGTGGTGGAGAACATGGCTGTGCACATCTGCTCGAACTGCGGGCATGCCGAGCACCTGTTCGGTGAGGGGGGCGGTGCCAGGCTGGCCAGCCATTACGACGTCGAGCTGCTGGCCTCTCTGCCGCTGTCGATGCTGATCCGCGAACAGGCCGACGGCGGCAAGCCCACCGCGATTGCCGAGCCCGAGAGCCAGATCGCCATGATCTACCAGGAGCTGGCCCGCCAGGTCGGGGCGCGCATCGTCCTGCAAGAAGCCGCCAGCCCGGCGATGCCGAGCATTTCGGTAAGCGACGACTGA
- the nth gene encoding endonuclease III, with amino-acid sequence MNAAKRQEIFRRLHEDNPDPKTELAYTTPFELLIAVILSAQATDVSVNKATARLYPVANTPEAIYALGVEGLSEYIKTIGLYNSKAKNVIETCRLLIEQHNSEVPQTREALEALPGVGRKTANVVLNTAFRQIAMAVDTHIFRVSNRTGIAPGKNVVEVEKQLLKFVPKNYLLDAHHWLILHGRYVCVARKPRCGSCRIEDLCDYKHKTSDD; translated from the coding sequence ATGAACGCCGCCAAACGCCAGGAAATCTTCCGTAGGCTCCATGAGGACAACCCGGACCCGAAGACCGAGCTGGCCTACACCACGCCCTTCGAACTGCTGATCGCCGTGATTCTGTCCGCACAGGCCACCGACGTCAGCGTCAACAAGGCCACGGCACGCCTTTACCCGGTGGCCAACACGCCTGAAGCGATCTACGCCCTCGGCGTGGAAGGTTTGTCGGAGTACATCAAGACCATCGGCCTGTACAACAGCAAGGCCAAGAACGTCATCGAGACCTGCCGCCTGCTGATCGAACAGCACAACAGCGAAGTCCCGCAGACCCGCGAGGCGCTGGAGGCCTTGCCCGGCGTGGGGCGCAAGACCGCCAACGTAGTGCTCAACACTGCCTTCCGGCAGATCGCCATGGCAGTAGACACGCATATTTTCCGGGTCAGCAACAGGACCGGCATCGCCCCCGGCAAGAATGTCGTAGAGGTGGAGAAACAGTTGCTGAAGTTCGTGCCAAAGAACTATCTGCTCGACGCCCACCACTGGCTGATCCTGCACGGGCGCTATGTTTGTGTGGCGCGCAAGCCCCGCTGCGGCAGCTGCCGGATCGAAGACCTGTGCGATTACAAGCACAAGACCTCCGACGATTGA
- the pdeM gene encoding ligase-associated DNA damage response endonuclease PdeM, with protein sequence MNEHLPVQLAGETLWLLADKALYHPQRRSLLIADAHFGKAAAYRRLGQPVPHGTTQANLQRIDRLLERYPSEQLIFLGDFLHAPQSHAPATLQALAAWRERHAALGLCLIRGNHDSRAGDPPGYLGIEVVDAPLLMGPFALQHEPDAHATHHVLAGHVHPVFHLQGRGRQRLRLPCFVLGERVSLLPAFGEFTGGYAVQAQERHRLFVTGDGGVWELG encoded by the coding sequence ATGAACGAACACCTGCCCGTCCAGTTGGCCGGCGAAACCCTCTGGCTGCTGGCCGACAAGGCGCTGTACCACCCGCAGCGACGCAGCCTGCTGATCGCCGACGCGCATTTCGGCAAGGCAGCGGCCTACCGCCGCCTGGGCCAGCCGGTGCCGCATGGCACCACACAGGCCAACCTGCAACGTATCGACCGGCTGCTGGAGCGCTACCCGAGTGAGCAGTTGATCTTCCTCGGCGACTTTCTGCATGCGCCACAATCCCACGCCCCTGCCACGTTGCAGGCCCTGGCCGCCTGGCGAGAGCGGCATGCGGCGCTTGGGCTGTGCCTGATTCGCGGCAACCATGACAGCCGCGCCGGCGACCCGCCCGGCTACCTGGGCATCGAAGTGGTGGATGCGCCGCTGCTGATGGGACCGTTCGCGTTGCAGCACGAACCCGACGCCCATGCCACCCATCACGTGCTGGCCGGGCACGTACACCCGGTCTTTCACCTGCAAGGCCGCGGGCGCCAGCGTCTGCGCCTGCCGTGCTTCGTGCTGGGGGAGCGCGTCAGCCTGCTGCCGGCCTTCGGCGAGTTCACCGGTGGCTACGCCGTGCAGGCACAAGAACGCCATCGCCTGTTTGTAACAGGCGATGGCGGCGTATGGGAATTGGGCTAG
- the rsxB gene encoding electron transport complex subunit RsxB, whose translation MCGVTVFMGNQSMNLIQRIDALLPQTQCGKCGHAGCRPYAEGIAAGEAINKCPPGGQETIAGLAQLLGTTILPLEAQRGVAPAQVAYIREAECIGCTKCIQACPVDAIVGAAKQMHTVLSEECTGCDLCVAPCPVDCIDLLPLTATIPLVGDWPLTAEQRQVRARKRDHARQRFERRSARLQHERARRLERNVSPPPRMSQPAVTVAPLTSQEDQALKQARSELNMSRARLNKSLRAFGHPPTREQAMRLIELKDQVEAAEQALARLEALSPTPVAVPVATSPVDLKRAKIQLAMARASLNKAQAAGADAEQLARLNAQLHSAEQAVQAAQQP comes from the coding sequence CTGTGTGGCGTTACGGTTTTCATGGGTAACCAGAGCATGAACCTCATTCAGCGCATCGACGCCCTGCTGCCCCAGACCCAGTGCGGCAAGTGCGGCCATGCCGGCTGCCGTCCCTATGCCGAGGGTATCGCAGCCGGCGAAGCGATCAACAAATGTCCACCTGGCGGCCAGGAAACCATCGCCGGGCTTGCCCAACTGCTGGGCACGACAATCCTCCCTCTGGAGGCCCAACGCGGCGTTGCACCCGCCCAGGTGGCCTACATCCGGGAAGCGGAGTGCATCGGTTGCACCAAGTGCATCCAGGCCTGCCCGGTGGACGCCATCGTGGGTGCGGCCAAGCAGATGCACACGGTTCTGAGCGAGGAATGCACCGGTTGCGATCTGTGCGTGGCGCCCTGCCCGGTGGATTGCATCGACCTGCTGCCCCTCACCGCGACCATCCCCTTGGTGGGTGACTGGCCGCTGACCGCCGAGCAACGACAGGTCCGGGCACGCAAACGTGATCACGCCAGGCAGCGTTTCGAACGGCGCAGTGCGCGCCTGCAGCACGAACGTGCACGCCGCCTGGAACGCAACGTGAGCCCGCCGCCCCGCATGAGCCAGCCAGCTGTCACGGTTGCGCCGTTGACGAGCCAGGAAGACCAGGCACTGAAGCAGGCACGCAGCGAGCTGAACATGAGCCGGGCACGCCTGAACAAGTCGCTCAGGGCTTTCGGCCACCCGCCCACCCGTGAACAGGCCATGCGCCTGATCGAGCTGAAGGATCAGGTCGAAGCCGCCGAGCAGGCACTGGCGCGTCTCGAAGCGCTCTCCCCCACGCCCGTGGCGGTACCGGTAGCGACATCGCCGGTCGACCTCAAACGTGCCAAGATCCAGCTCGCCATGGCCAGGGCCAGCCTGAACAAAGCCCAGGCCGCCGGCGCCGACGCCGAACAGCTCGCCCGCTTGAACGCCCAGTTGCACAGTGCAGAACAGGCGGTGCAGGCCGCTCAACAGCCATGA
- a CDS encoding response regulator transcription factor — translation MNKVLIVDDHPVIRLAVRMLMERHGYEVIAETDNGVDALQLAREHLPDIVILDIGIPKLDGLEVIARLSAMALPFKVLILTSQAPGHFSMRCMQAGAAGYVCKQQDLTELLSAIKAVLSGYSYFPNQALHTVRSSMGNASEADMVDRLSGREMMVLQQLARGKTNKEIADSMFLSNKTVSTYKTRLLLKLNAHSLVDLIELAQRNGLV, via the coding sequence ATGAATAAAGTGCTGATCGTGGATGATCATCCTGTCATTCGCCTTGCTGTACGGATGCTGATGGAACGCCATGGTTATGAGGTTATCGCCGAAACGGACAACGGTGTGGATGCCCTGCAACTGGCCCGCGAGCATCTGCCGGATATCGTGATCCTCGACATCGGTATCCCCAAGCTCGATGGCCTGGAAGTGATCGCGCGGCTCTCGGCCATGGCGCTGCCATTCAAGGTGCTGATCCTCACCTCCCAGGCGCCTGGGCACTTTTCCATGCGCTGCATGCAGGCTGGCGCGGCAGGCTACGTCTGCAAGCAGCAGGACCTCACCGAGCTGCTGAGCGCCATCAAGGCCGTGCTTTCCGGCTACAGCTACTTCCCCAACCAGGCCCTGCATACCGTGCGTTCCAGCATGGGCAATGCCAGCGAGGCCGACATGGTCGATCGCTTGTCGGGGCGTGAGATGATGGTGCTGCAGCAGTTGGCACGGGGCAAGACCAACAAGGAAATCGCTGACAGCATGTTCCTCAGCAACAAGACGGTGAGTACCTACAAGACACGTCTGTTGCTCAAGCTCAATGCCCACTCACTGGTGGATCTCATCGAACTGGCGCAGAGAAACGGACTGGTATAG
- a CDS encoding cold-shock protein: protein MSNRQTGTVKWFNDEKGFGFITPQSGDDLFVHFKAIQVDGFKTLKEGQQVSFVATRGQKGMQAEEVQVI, encoded by the coding sequence ATGTCCAATCGCCAAACCGGTACCGTCAAGTGGTTCAACGATGAAAAAGGCTTCGGCTTCATCACCCCACAATCCGGTGACGACCTGTTCGTACACTTCAAAGCTATCCAGGTTGATGGCTTCAAAACCCTGAAAGAAGGCCAGCAGGTTTCCTTCGTCGCTACCCGCGGCCAGAAAGGCATGCAGGCTGAAGAAGTACAAGTTATCTAA